A genomic region of Brienomyrus brachyistius isolate T26 chromosome 6, BBRACH_0.4, whole genome shotgun sequence contains the following coding sequences:
- the tada3l gene encoding transcriptional adapter 3 isoform X1: MEIHVLNYRTTGILHLLLLDQLRMKSIVSMPLFIIRMSELKDCPPLKYYDFKPVEHGKLCPRYTAVLSRSDDDGIGIEELDTLQLELETLLSSANRRLRALEEQRQILTDWQDKKVDKRFLKPGKEADLMTTPRHSKPKKQKLDGKGSHGPGPGPGRPKSKNLQPKIQEYEFSEDPQDIPRNPKNDAPNRFWASVEPYCADITNEEIRVLEELLKPPEDEAEYYKVPALGKHYSQRWAQEDLLEEQRDGARANEKKKGVMGPLSELDAKDVDALLKKSESQHDPPEDGCPFGPLTQRLLQALVEENIISPMEDSPIPEVSGKDMGNDGASTSPRSQGKAFSVPHTRSLEVRIKEELVSQGLLDTEERQGAGGDSEDEVLAELHKRQAELKALSAHNRTRKQELLRLAREEMRKQELRQRVRVADNEVMEAFRRIMAARQKKRTPTKKEKDQAWKALRERESILKLLDG; the protein is encoded by the exons ATGGAAATACACGTGTTAAACTATAGAACGACCGGTATATTACATCTACTTCTGTTGGACCAGTTAAGGATGAAGTCCATAGTATCCATG CCCCTTTTTATCATCAGGATGAGTGAATTAAAAGATTGCCCGCCTCTTAAATATTATGATTTTAAGCCAGTTGAGCATGGCAAGCTTTGCCCACGGTACACAGCTGTCCTGAGCAGGTCAGACGACGATGGCATTGGAATCGAGGAGCTGGACACCTTGCAGCTTGAGCTGGAGACACTCTTGTCTTCTGCTAATCGCCGGCTTCGTGCTCtggaggagcagagacag ATCCTGACAGACTGGCAGGATAAAAAGGTGGACAAACGCTTCCTTAAGCCGGGGAAGGAAGCTGATCTCATGACCACGCCCCGCCACTCCAAGCCGAAGAAGCAGAAGCTGGATGGCAAAGGAAGCCATGGTCCTGGGCCTGGTCCCGGCCGGCCCAAATCCAAGAACTTGCAGCCCAAGATCCAGGAATATGAATTTAGCGAGGATCCACAGGATATACCCCGTAATCCCAAGAATGATGCCCCCAATCG GTTCTGGGCGTCGGTGGAGCCATACTGTGCTGATATCACGAACGAGGAGATCAGAGTGTTGGAGGAACTGCTGAAGCCCCCCGAGGACGAGGCAGAATACTACAAG GTACCGGCCCTGGGAAAGCATTACTCCCAACGCTGGGCTCAGGAAGACCTGCTGGAGGAGCAAAGGGACGGAGCCCGAGCCAATGAGAAGAAGAAAGGAGTTATGGGACCACTCTCTGAGCTGGATGCCAAGG ATGTGGATGCACTTCTGAAGAAGTCAGAGTCCCAGCACGACCCACCTGAGGATGGCTGTCCCttcggtcccctcacacaacGCCTCCTTCAGGCTCTCGTGGAG GAGAACATCATCTCACCCATGGAGGACTCTCCAATTCCTGAAGTGTCAGGGAAGGACATGGGGAACGATGGTGCCAGCACTTCCCCGCGCAGCCAGGGCAAAGCTTTCAG TGTTCCACACACACGTTCATTGGAGGTCAGGATCAAGGAGGAGCTGGTCTCCCAGGGGCTCCTGGACACGGAAGAGCGACAGGGAGCCGGAGGCGACTCTGAGGACGAGGTTTTGGCCGAACTGCACAAGCGGCAGGCGGAGCTGAAGGCCCTCAGTGCACACAACCGCACTCGCAAGCAGGAGCTGCTTCG GTTGGCCAGGGAAGAGATGCGTAAACAGGAGCTGCGGCAGCGAGTCCGGGTCGCCGACAACGAGGTGATGGAAGCATTCCGTCGCATTATGGCTGCACGACAAAAGAAACGTACCCCCACTAAGAAGGAGAAGGACCAGGCCTGGAAGGCCCTGCGTGAGAGGGAGAGCATCCTGAAACTACTAGATGGTTAG
- the LOC125744767 gene encoding histone H1.10-like has protein sequence MATDTQETVPVAASDETPTEPKKKSSSGKVKATASGTPAKKKKSGKKKNQPGKYSMLVIDIIRKLTERNGSSLVKIYNEAKKVSWFDQQNGRTYLRYSIKALLLNDSLIQVKGTGANGSFKINKKKFEKSGDKKSASKGSKAPAAVKKGKKPSEKKGKKPPEKKGKAKASAKKKQPDAPAGTPKKAAKPKKTAKKPTAAKKVKPKKVTKPSVPKVPKAKKAPKESK, from the coding sequence ATGGCCACTGACACCCAAGAAACAGTGCCAGTCGCGGCTTCTGATGAGACTCCCACAGAGCCCAAAAAGAAATCTTCCTCCGGTAAGGTGAAAGCAACGGCGTCTGGGACACCAGCTAAAAAGAAGAAGTCTGGCAAAAAGAAGAATCAACCTGGAAAATACAGTATGCTCGTGATCGACATTATCCGTAAACTGACCGAGAGGAATGGCTCTTCACTGGTCAAGATTTACAACGAAGCCAAAAAAGTGAGCTGGTTCGACCAGCAAAACGGTCGCACCTACTTGCGGTACTCCATCAAGGCACTGCTACTGAACGACTCTCTGATTCAAGTGAAAGGTACCGGGGCCAACGGCTCCTTCAAGATCAACAAGAAGAAGTTCGAGAAATCGGGCGACAAGAAGAGCGCATCTAAAGGCTCGAAGGCCCCCGCAGCTGTCAAGAAAGGCAAAAAGCCATCGGAGAAGAAAGGCAAAAAGCCACCGGAGAAGAAAGGCAAGGCGAAGGCTAGTGCGAAGAAGAAGCAGCCCGACGCGCCTGCAGGAACCCCCAAGAAAGCAGCAAAGCCAAAGAAAACAGCCAAGAAGCCCACCGCTGCCAAGAAAGTGAAGCCGAAGAAGGTCACCAAGCCGTCCGTGCCCAAAGTTCCCAAAGCCAAGAAGGCGCCGAAGGAGTCAAAGTAG
- the tada3l gene encoding transcriptional adapter 3 isoform X2 — translation MSELKDCPPLKYYDFKPVEHGKLCPRYTAVLSRSDDDGIGIEELDTLQLELETLLSSANRRLRALEEQRQILTDWQDKKVDKRFLKPGKEADLMTTPRHSKPKKQKLDGKGSHGPGPGPGRPKSKNLQPKIQEYEFSEDPQDIPRNPKNDAPNRFWASVEPYCADITNEEIRVLEELLKPPEDEAEYYKVPALGKHYSQRWAQEDLLEEQRDGARANEKKKGVMGPLSELDAKDVDALLKKSESQHDPPEDGCPFGPLTQRLLQALVEENIISPMEDSPIPEVSGKDMGNDGASTSPRSQGKAFSVPHTRSLEVRIKEELVSQGLLDTEERQGAGGDSEDEVLAELHKRQAELKALSAHNRTRKQELLRLAREEMRKQELRQRVRVADNEVMEAFRRIMAARQKKRTPTKKEKDQAWKALRERESILKLLDG, via the exons ATGAGTGAATTAAAAGATTGCCCGCCTCTTAAATATTATGATTTTAAGCCAGTTGAGCATGGCAAGCTTTGCCCACGGTACACAGCTGTCCTGAGCAGGTCAGACGACGATGGCATTGGAATCGAGGAGCTGGACACCTTGCAGCTTGAGCTGGAGACACTCTTGTCTTCTGCTAATCGCCGGCTTCGTGCTCtggaggagcagagacag ATCCTGACAGACTGGCAGGATAAAAAGGTGGACAAACGCTTCCTTAAGCCGGGGAAGGAAGCTGATCTCATGACCACGCCCCGCCACTCCAAGCCGAAGAAGCAGAAGCTGGATGGCAAAGGAAGCCATGGTCCTGGGCCTGGTCCCGGCCGGCCCAAATCCAAGAACTTGCAGCCCAAGATCCAGGAATATGAATTTAGCGAGGATCCACAGGATATACCCCGTAATCCCAAGAATGATGCCCCCAATCG GTTCTGGGCGTCGGTGGAGCCATACTGTGCTGATATCACGAACGAGGAGATCAGAGTGTTGGAGGAACTGCTGAAGCCCCCCGAGGACGAGGCAGAATACTACAAG GTACCGGCCCTGGGAAAGCATTACTCCCAACGCTGGGCTCAGGAAGACCTGCTGGAGGAGCAAAGGGACGGAGCCCGAGCCAATGAGAAGAAGAAAGGAGTTATGGGACCACTCTCTGAGCTGGATGCCAAGG ATGTGGATGCACTTCTGAAGAAGTCAGAGTCCCAGCACGACCCACCTGAGGATGGCTGTCCCttcggtcccctcacacaacGCCTCCTTCAGGCTCTCGTGGAG GAGAACATCATCTCACCCATGGAGGACTCTCCAATTCCTGAAGTGTCAGGGAAGGACATGGGGAACGATGGTGCCAGCACTTCCCCGCGCAGCCAGGGCAAAGCTTTCAG TGTTCCACACACACGTTCATTGGAGGTCAGGATCAAGGAGGAGCTGGTCTCCCAGGGGCTCCTGGACACGGAAGAGCGACAGGGAGCCGGAGGCGACTCTGAGGACGAGGTTTTGGCCGAACTGCACAAGCGGCAGGCGGAGCTGAAGGCCCTCAGTGCACACAACCGCACTCGCAAGCAGGAGCTGCTTCG GTTGGCCAGGGAAGAGATGCGTAAACAGGAGCTGCGGCAGCGAGTCCGGGTCGCCGACAACGAGGTGATGGAAGCATTCCGTCGCATTATGGCTGCACGACAAAAGAAACGTACCCCCACTAAGAAGGAGAAGGACCAGGCCTGGAAGGCCCTGCGTGAGAGGGAGAGCATCCTGAAACTACTAGATGGTTAG
- the LOC125744768 gene encoding ras-related protein rab7 produces the protein MTSRKKVLLKVIILGDSGVGKTSLMNQYVNKKFSNQYKATIGADFLTKEVMVDDRLVTMQIWDTAGQERFQSLGVAFYRGADCCVLVFDVTAPNTFKTLDSWRDEFLIQASPRDPENFPFVVLGNKIDLENRQVTTKRAQAWCQSKNNIPYFETSAKEAINVDQAFQTIARNALKQETEVELYNEFPEPIKLDKNDRTKASAETCSC, from the exons ATGACATCCAGAAAGAAAGTGCTACTCAAAGTCATTATTCTTGGAGACTCAGG TGTTGGCAAGACTTCACTGATGAACCAGTATGTGAACAAGAAGTTTAGCAACCAGTATAAAGCTACCATAGGAGCCGACTTCCTAACAAAGGAAGTGATGGTGGACGACAGGCTGGTCACGATGCAG ATATGGGACACAGCAGGTCAGGAGCGCTTCCAGTCACTGGGCGTTGCCTTCTACCGTGGGGCTGACTGCTGTGTGCTTGTGTTTGACGTCACTGCACCCAACACCTTTAAGACACTGGACAGCTGGAGAGATGAGTTCCTAATCCAGGCCAGCCCACGCGACCCGGAAAACTTCCCCTTTGTAGTGCTAGGAAACAAAATTGACCTGGAGAACAGGCAG GTGACGACCAAGCGAGCACAGGCTTGGTGCCAGAGTAAGAACAACATCCCCTATTTTGAGACCAGTGCCAAGGAGGCCATCAATGTAGACCAGGCCTTCCAAACCATAGCACGCAACGCTCTGAAGCAG GAGACAGAAGTGGAGTTGTACAATGAGTTTCCGGAGCCAATAAAACTGGACAAGAACGACAGGACGAAGGCTTCTGCAGAAACGTGCAGTTGCTGA
- the arpc4l gene encoding actin related protein 2/3 complex, subunit 4, like, which yields MTATLRPYLNAVRATLQAALCLENFSSQVVERHNKPEVEVRSSKELLLQPVIISRNEKEKVLIEGSINSVRVSIAVKQADEIEKILCHKFMRFMMMRAENFFILRRKPVEGYDISFLITNFHTEQMYKHKLVDFVIHFMEEIDKEISEMKLSVNARARIVAEEFLKNF from the exons ATG ACGGCGACTCTACGTCCGTACCTGAACGCCGTGCGTGCCACATTGCAGGCGGCCCTCTGTCTGGAGAACTTCTCCTCTCAGGTAGTGGAGCGCCACAATAAGCCAGAAGTCGAGGTCCG GAGCAGTAAGGAGTTACTCTTGCAGCCCGTGATCATCAGCCGCAATGAAAAAGAGAAGGTTCTGATCGAGGGGTCCATCAACTCTGTCCGTGTCAGCATTGCTGTTAAGCAG GCAGATGAGATTGAGAAGATTTTGTGCCACAAGTTCATGCGCTTCATGATGATGAGAGCAGAGAACTTTTTCATCTTGAGGAGGAAACCTGTGGAG GGTTACGACATTAGCTTCCTCATCACCAACTTCCATACGGAGCAGATGTACAAGCATAAGCTGGTGGACTTTGTCATCCACTTCATGGAGGAAATTGACAAGGAGATCAGTGAGATGAAACTGTCCGTTAACGCTCGTGCCCGCATTGTTGCAGAAGAATTCCTCAAAAAC TTTTGA